A stretch of DNA from Pseudonocardia hierapolitana:
CGGCGCGGATCGCGGGCGACCCGCTCGCGGTCAAAGACGGCCGCAGTGAGCAGGCGACGGTCGCGGGCGGTCACCCCGGCCCGATGCCGTAAGCCACGGGGGACGGCGAGCGCTTGTTCATGCGGCCGCGGTTTCGAGGGGTTGAGCAAAGTCGTTGGAGTCCAGCGTGCTTGGTTGGGCCGTAGGCCCCACCGTCCTGCCTGAATCGTCCTGGGCGGTGGAGAGGCTCCTGATCTAGCAAGGAGACTGGAGCCGTGCCCGCGCGCACGTACGCCACAACACAGCAGGCCACGAGATCGACTTGGTGCGCAAACTCTGCTGATCCCGACGGTGAACCCGCAGGTCAACCACACTTCCCACCTTGAAGATCTACAACTTGATAAGCGTCAGAGCTCACGAGGATGATCAAACTATCGTAATCCCGTGCACTGAGCTGAATTAGCCGTCGAACTATCTGTTCAAGATCACGATCCCCTTCGAACCCTTCACCTCCGCGTTGCAAACATTTAGTACCGGGCCGAAGTCTGGCCTGATCGTTGCCCGCCGGCCGCAGCAGTGTGTCGAGGTCGGCCCGCGCTTCACGCATGACCGTGTACTTCTCGTACCCGTGCCCCGCGCTCTCTAGGGCTCTCTAGTTCCCAGGTAGGCCCGGTACATCGGGTGGATCGCGAACCTCCGCACGTTCCGGACGTCGAGTTGCGGGACCTGGTGGTGCCCGACAAAGGGAGTGGCGCCGTCGCGGCGCTGGGTGCTCACTGCGATCTCTGCGGTGAGGAATCCGACTCTCCAGAGCACGTCGATCAGCGCGTCCTCGTCGAAGTCCGCCAGCCAAGTGCGTGCGCGGACTCCGACCGTAAGCTCGCCGGATATGATCTCGAGCATCAGATATTCGAGCTGGGCACGTTCGAAGGTGTGTTCGTGGCCTCGGAACGCTTCGAACACACTGAGCACATCCGGGTACTGAAACCTCTGCTCGGCCGCGACGTCATGCGTGCGACCCCGTGAGTACTCGAACTCCGCGAGCACGATCGTATCCAGACCAAGGGGCAGTGGCACCTTGCGCTCGCCCGCCGTATGAAGACACTGTACACAGAAGAGGATCATCTCGCGGGGACGGTGGAGCGTGCGGTCGACGATGTAGCGGAACGGCTCGTTCGCCCCCTTGCGAGGCCTGGCGACGAATAGCGTGTTCCAGCACTTTTGATCCGGGGCGTCGGCGAGCTTCGGCAGCGCGTACCTGATCCGTCGGGCGATCAGGCTGTAGAGGTCTGCCTCCGACCACGACACCGACTCGATCATATCTCGGTACTTCTGAGCGTCCTCGTAGAGCGATGGCGTGTTCTCATAGAGTTCCTGACGCAATGAGACGTACAAGCGAAGATTGACGGACAGTCCGTTCAGCGAGACGCATGCCTGGAAAAGCCCCGCTATGAACGCTTGCGCGTCTTCGGAGGAGTCCCAGCCCTTGTCGAGCTCATCGATGACGACGACGACCCGCTGGTCCTCCAGAGCCTTCTGCAGGTGGGGCACAAGGTGGCGGATCTCCTCGAGCTTGTATAGCCGCTCCAACTCCTTCGTCTTGACCTGTGCCTCGTACTTGCCGATCTTGAAGCCCTCGAGCCGCTTGAGATAGGAGATCAGCGCCCAGAGCTTCCCCATCCCCGGCTGGTGATGGTAGGTTCGGATGTATTTTCGGATCGCCGCCTCGGACGCATTCTTCGACCGCACTTGCTTCTTGCACAGCTCCTTCATCACCAGCGCGTACAACGTGTACTTCCACGCTGCGGCGTAGGCGCCTTGCTTAGCCCAAGAGCCCTGCTCCTCGGTCTGCATGGTGCGCTGAAGCATTTCATACGAGTAGTCGTCAGGAGCAAGCTCGATGACTCGTGCCCCGTTACCCCGGCTGCGTCGGGCGAGGATCTGGAAGATCGCACTCTTACCCGCGCCCCGATTGCCGAGTATCACGGTCGTCTCGCCTCGGAGGACGCGCCGGAAGGCGTCGGACTCGACGAAGTAGTGCTCGAGACCTCGGTCGATGTCCCGCTCAGCTGCGGGAGCGCCGAGATCAATCGAGCTGCCCTGTAAGGCGACCGTGCTCATGTCGACCTCCCACTACGGACCGTCAGTGGTTGGGGTCGGGTTGCCGCCGCAGCGTGTTACCCGATGTCGCCGCGCGGTTACCGAGTGAGGCGTTCGGCCCTCGGAGGCCGCGGGAGCGGCGCGAACCCCGATGCTGACATGGGTTGACCGCGTGATCCTCAGCGCGCTGAGCCGACTGCTGCCGACACGCCTGCGTCGACTGCGGCTCGTCTCACCCCGAACCGTGCCGCGCTGGCATGCCCGCCTCGTCGCCCGCCGCTGGACCTACCCGAGACGCCGACCCGGCCGCCCACCCACTTCGGAACCGATACACGCTTTGGTGCTGCGGATGGCCCGAGAGAACCCAGCTGGGGCTACCGACGCATCCAGGGCGAGCTCGTCGGACTCGGCGAGCACATCGTCGCCTCCA
This window harbors:
- a CDS encoding P-loop ATPase, Sll1717 family — protein: MSTVALQGSSIDLGAPAAERDIDRGLEHYFVESDAFRRVLRGETTVILGNRGAGKSAIFQILARRSRGNGARVIELAPDDYSYEMLQRTMQTEEQGSWAKQGAYAAAWKYTLYALVMKELCKKQVRSKNASEAAIRKYIRTYHHQPGMGKLWALISYLKRLEGFKIGKYEAQVKTKELERLYKLEEIRHLVPHLQKALEDQRVVVVIDELDKGWDSSEDAQAFIAGLFQACVSLNGLSVNLRLYVSLRQELYENTPSLYEDAQKYRDMIESVSWSEADLYSLIARRIRYALPKLADAPDQKCWNTLFVARPRKGANEPFRYIVDRTLHRPREMILFCVQCLHTAGERKVPLPLGLDTIVLAEFEYSRGRTHDVAAEQRFQYPDVLSVFEAFRGHEHTFERAQLEYLMLEIISGELTVGVRARTWLADFDEDALIDVLWRVGFLTAEIAVSTQRRDGATPFVGHHQVPQLDVRNVRRFAIHPMYRAYLGTREP